CCTCCTCCTCCTGAGAATTATCCTCCGACAGACAGTGATTAGATAATGCAGGTATCATTTTCAGTTGGTTGTCATCTGTGGTCATATGACACCACAGAGcagtacattttatatatcgtCGCTGGAAaacgtaaacgctgtaaccccgaaagtatgaactttacaggagagccaaaaaatgataactcgtgagctgatacgcctacaagcatgcggtatttagcaatgttgtgtagtttgtgctaacctataataaaatcattatcgtttgaaaatggttgaaattattaacgtgtgaaaaacatattcgcgatttcaagggttacagcgtttatgctttccagcgtcgatatcataagatggcaaaGAAGCCAGCAGTCACTTGAATTCATGTAAACAGTGAAGCAACCAATGCCCAGAGATATATGCAATTGAAGATGCCTTGTTTACCTTCAATCGACTGATTTGAAGCATAGAAAGATATATTCCCTTCATATGAGTTCTCTTCTGCATCAAATCCATTTCCTCTTTCcttcttttccttataagaaattgaaaaaagacAATAATTGAAAGAGAAGGGTATGATTAGGTATCGAAAATTTCCTCTTTCTGTAAgttctctgtcgattaaaggttgGTAAAGCATTTGCAAATGCAGTGATCGCTagcttgtatattttttttaaaatcgagACTGCTGTTGTATTAATGCTATTAAAggcttttattataatctagAAATTctgtaaaaagtatttttaatacctgAAAATGTCCTAGGCGTTATATATTCAGTGATAATCTTCATAGCTTGCAATAGACTAGATCTACAAAGTGAAGCTGTGTAAAGTCTAGATACACCTAGTGTCTTTGCCAAGTTCTCTTCTGTAGCCATATCTAAGGGTAAAGCTGAAAACATGAAAATAGTATATGAACTAGCTGTTGACTGCGACTCCGTGCGCACGGctttgaaaaataacttaataaatagtgtttgtttgaaggtatctccaaagatgtagaacatagtctggaagaagacataggctacttattattttttttaattccgtgcggacggaatcgcgggtaaaaactagtattaGCATAGAATGATATTCAGTTAATTTGACCTACCTGGTGTCTTCATAAATGTGACATATGTTCCGTTATGACTGACACCATACGCTCCGGGATGGACCAGGAACATTTTAAGACGGGTTGTATCAACTATACTTAATACTAAATAGTATTCAGATGATTGAAGACATATCTTCTCTCCGGATATACGCCATACACCTGAAACAGTAATAGACTTCATCTATATCTTGTTTCAAGCCAAAGcaacatcatcagctcactatatgtcctcATAAAGGGGCTCTGAGCCTACCCTAATAGGTGACTATGTTAAGACACACATGTCTTTTGAATTTCTACGCATATATGTGCAGAAaagtcagataaatgtacatatgtaaatcgaaaaacattagTACATAGAGAGATTTGCACCTaggatctgcagattacaagtcaagagcttaacccctgagccactgacACTCAgatctaaatatatatgtgCTAAACCATGGCaacttttacaatatataacctttacagataaaatgaataaattttgacaaaaaagtaagttttaaaattggaacaaGGCATAGTACTGACCTCTCTCATCAACTTCAGCAGTAGTCCTAAAGTCAGCTTGTGATATTCTCTCAGCCACCCTCTCTCTGATACACAATGCGATCGTATTTTCACCAGATGTTAAGTCATTAATAACCTTCTGGTACATATCCTCCGCTAAACCGATCTTTAAAGCATTCAAACCAACCCAATGATCACTTATTTGCTGACTCAGCTTTAAATCTGTACTTATAGCCTCTAAATAACGAAGACTCTCTGTATGATTGACTGCTAAACCGTTATCAGTTAAAGCAACTGGGGCTGCATACATTTTTGTTCCTCTCAACGCATTTTTTCGGTCTTCTATAGTTTTATCCGGGTCGGAAAAGACACGATCGAGCGCCGCAACCCTCTGGTCTAACGCCTCAGATTCATCCTTGTTTAAAATCTCAGGAAAAGCGAGCAAATCCCTGTCGAAAATGCTAACGAATACGTTTTTCATGAAGGGTGGAATTTTAGCTTTTCGACGTTCAACGCGTTCCAATACTTTCAAGTCCTCAAAATTGTACTTCTCGTCTTTAACTTGAGGTTGAGTGGAAGAAGACTCATATCGATTACCAATAGTAATTTTTCTCGAAAACCTCTTGTTAATACTTTGATACCGTATAGTGCAAATTGTGCGGgctatattcatttttaaaagttaactaaTCGTTTCGGTACACTTATTTCAcatgaatatttgttaaaatattagctAACTTATTTAACGatgtttaatttctaatattaagaATACATAAGATTAAACCTTTTAGGTTACTTTCTTGACATTGACACTTATGGTTTTGTTTTGATCgcatagatttataaaaatttacagattaaaaaggCAGACTTTTGTAACCTTAAGAGCTAGTTCAGACATGGCGGAATCCGTGCGGATGCAAATCGCGCGGTTCTAAACGCAAGTGTTCAGACAGGCGCGGATTTAAATGCGGAGTGCCGTAATCCGCATAGAGTGACAGTCGTTCTAGTTCAATCATGGAAGTCGAAGAAgcaatatgtgtgtacttgtTGCTccgtaaaaaaaaagaaagaagaaacgGCAGTATTGGGTGCATCCAATATTACGTGATCGGCTCACCCATGGTCAGTTTCAGACTTTATATCCAAAATTAAGAAGTTTTGAACCAAAATTCTTCAATTATTTGAGAATGTCGATAAATTCATTTGATGAATTATTAGAAATGATCAGTGAACAAATTGCATGTAATGATACCCATATGAGGTCAAGCGTGGCCCCAGAAGAAAAACTCGTGATTACGTTAAggtaagatatttattttatacatcagaatatatattttgtactataGAAGACTGTGAGTCGTCAGTGCTACTGCATGATAAAGGCGATGGAGACTCTCCTGGTACAATTGTAGAACATCCAGTAAAATATCCTTGTGGGTTTGAATATTGTTGGCTTTGCCAAAATACTGCATTAGGCGTGTTCTGCTGGCTCGTAATATGAATAGGCGCTGGTAATTTCTGCCCTTTCTGTATTACCTGGAGTAATTCAATTTTAGTAGCCAAACGCTTATTTTCTGGGACTTTTTTTAACTCTTTATACAATGACATACAAAAAAgcttatcatcatcatcttgcTTTGACATACTTTCTTGTAATTGTCTCTGTATTTTATCCCTTGATTCAATGCTATTTTCTAATATGTCAGCCAATCGCTCTTCTGaagtaattttagtcttcttccTTTTACTGGGTACTGATTGTATTTCACGtgcattaacaaaattatcttGGTTTTGATCAATGTTTTGAATTCCTTCATTTTTGGCTTCATGTATGTTTGAGGTCGTTTCTTTGTTCTCTACCGTCTTCTGAAGAAAATAAAGCCGATCAAAATACATGTATTTTGAACCTTTACATGCACCAGAACCAGAAGGAATTGATTTGCCTTTCTTGAATTCCTTATTATAAGCATCCCGTATGTTCTTCcactttttttgtaatgttacaCCTGGAACAGAAATCactatctttaacaaaattgtagatttataaatacaggAGCGGTCAAATAATTGAAGACActcatttaaagtttgaaaaattttaaataaaataattgacacTCATTATATACAACTAGCTGGTGCATGCGACTTATAATGTATAAATGAAAAGCTTACAATTTGTTTAGCAAAACGATACAGATCAAGATTATATTGTTTCAGATATCTGGGTACTGGTTGTTCCTTTGGAGAACTGCATTATAACTTTCGTCTTGGCAAATCTACAATTACAGGTATTGTCCGTGAAGTATGTGAAGCTCTGTGGGAAAAAGTCGCAAAAAATGTCATGCCTGAACCCAGCGAAGATAAATGGAAGAAAATAGCTAcagattttgaaaaatatgcaaatttcCCCAATTGCATTGGCGCCATAGATGGCAAGCATATAAGGATCACAAAACCCAATGATTCTGGATCTTTgtattacaattacaaaacttttttttccaTAGTGCTGTTGGCACTTTGTGATAGTAACTATTGTTTCTCTTTCATAGATATTGGATCATATGGAAAAAGTAGTGATtctgcaatttttaaaaattcggtattttataaaagattaataGAAAAGTCATTACACATACCAAAACCTAAACCAATATCTAACACAGATCCTACGCCATTGCCATACGTCATAGTTGGCGATGAAGCGTTTGGTTTATCCGAAACTGTAATGCGACCCTATGCAGGTAGAGGGCTTtcatacgaaaaaaaaatatttaattacaggtTATCAAGAGCTCGACGTTATATCGAATGCCAAAAGTGCATTCGATATAACTGTAATTCTGGCAAACAAGTGGCGCATTTTTCATAGGCCTATAAACGTTAATATAGACTTTGCCGAAGACATAATAAAGGCTTGCTGCGTGCTACACAATTTTGTTAGAACTAGAGATGGTGTACAGTATGAAGATACTTTATATACTGCGCCAATGAGTAatcttattatattacatgCCGGAAGGGGTACACCGTCATCATTAAACATTAGAGACAAATATGCtaattactttgtaaatgAGGGTCGTGTAGAATGGcaagatacaaaaatataaaattaaaatttgttacagtTCGCGCCAAATAACTAAACTCAAGATGGCGTCGCGTCGGTTGCACATAGTCACTAGCTACTCCGTTACTATGGTAACGTGATATTTTTCCCGCGCTCGATCACAATCCACCTCCAATCACAATAATAAcgtttttatatagtttagttatttgGGGTGGACtgtcaattacaaattatgtaaacTACCATTAAATACTTACTGACCAAAAAGAACCTTTTTTTCCAAAGAATCCTCATTTTCTCCAAAAATCTCTACCAGCTCCTGCCAAGCTCcgtttctaataattttattagaatattcTGCACGTTGGATGTCCCACAAAACAGGTCTCTTTTCCACCTCATCGATGAATAGCTCGGTGTCGAAGCGATCCATTGTCACCGTCCGATACGCGCGGCTTCCGCAGAGCAACTGAACGCGCTCTAGGTACGTCAAGTAAATAGATCCGAGCGGCGACCGCGCGAATTCATTTTCGAGCGGTTGAGTGGCGGTAGCCGCGCGGATTGTCAATCCGCGCGGATAGGTATGAACGAATATATAGGCGCTAATGTAAATAAGATCCGCGCAGTCTAACCGCGCGATTTGCAACCGCACGGATTCCGCCATGTCTGAACTAGCTCTAAGAGTtgtattttcttattacattttaataaaaggtaAGCTTTAAAGTTAATGGATTATAAATTTACCACAACTTTTCTGATAACATTctgaatatgaaattattaaatcttactttctttttaaagcGCCCTCTGTGTTTCAACTATAAGTTTGaattcacataaaaaatagttcATAGGATttctcatgttttttttttgttactactTTTTAGTAACtactaagttattaaataGAGTTGGTTTTCATTaggtttgaattttatataaaaactagatttaaatattaaaatgtacttaccTAATTTTATTCGATTGCTTTTTCACGTTTCACACCGATATTAATTTGACCGATATTATATGGTAgacataatgttaaattataatacagcGACATTATAATTGGATTATGAATTGCTTTTTGGAGCGAATTTAACATAAGGGTAGATttctaaattacaaattttaattttgttttttttata
The nucleotide sequence above comes from Papilio machaon chromosome 28, ilPapMach1.1, whole genome shotgun sequence. Encoded proteins:
- the LOC106709410 gene encoding complex I assembly factor ACAD9, mitochondrial; this encodes MNIARTICTIRYQSINKRFSRKITIGNRYESSSTQPQVKDEKYNFEDLKVLERVERRKAKIPPFMKNVFVSIFDRDLLAFPEILNKDESEALDQRVAALDRVFSDPDKTIEDRKNALRGTKMYAAPVALTDNGLAVNHTESLRYLEAISTDLKLSQQISDHWVGLNALKIGLAEDMYQKVINDLTSGENTIALCIRERVAERISQADFRTTAEVDERGVWRISGEKICLQSSEYYLVLSIVDTTRLKMFLVHPGAYGVSHNGTYVTFMKTPALPLDMATEENLAKTLGVSRLYTASLCRSSLLQAMKIITEYITPRTFSGKPMSEVSTIRSVIGEALLNIYASESAEYFTAGLLDGYMEPDAELEIAMCRNFIAEHGLSTLLKLIAIPNIEMKDETLQLLENMRCLTLTGETTDSVNMFIALNGIHHAGRMMSQEIKQIRNPLFNPTFILKKILADRHQERDDPKLNLYLAEHLHPSLRVPSEQLEYCVLRMKFSCETLLSRHGMDVTNAFTELSRMAEAGSEILAMTAVLARASRSYCIGLRNAEVEMKLAACFVESSKERVKKLILEVNDGEYLNLDKFKTTFGRKVLETKSVLVEKPTARVFW
- the LOC123722616 gene encoding uncharacterized protein LOC123722616, with translation MDRFDTELFIDEVEKRPVLWDIQRAEYSNKIIRNGAWQELVEIFGENEDSLEKKVLFGVTLQKKWKNIRDAYNKEFKKGKSIPSGSGACKGSKYMYFDRLYFLQKTVENKETTSNIHEAKNEGIQNIDQNQDNFVNAREIQSVPSKRKKTKITSEERLADILENSIESRDKIQRQLQESMSKQDDDDKLFCMSLYKELKKVPENKRLATKIELLQVIQKGQKLPAPIHITSQQNTPNAVFWQSQQYSNPQGYFTGCSTIVPGESPSPLSCSSTDDSQSSIVQNIYSDV